From Aegilops tauschii subsp. strangulata cultivar AL8/78 chromosome 5, Aet v6.0, whole genome shotgun sequence:
ctaagtcggggatggctctgattaccaacttgtaatgcccacgatgcggctatatctcccacgtgtcgaggcatgacttagaggcataaccgcattgtggtttgtcgcaagaagggtcatcttcacacaatcccatgtaatgaacaagaatgggataacgagagttggcttacaatcgccacttcacacaatacataaattaattcatacatcatccacaatccacacatagaccgactacggtcaaaatccaaatgaaaacaagataaccccaaatgctagatccccgatcgtcccaactaggctccactactgatcatcaagaaaagaaacatagtaacgaccacgttcctcgtcgaactcccacttgagctcggttgcatcatctgcactggcatcgtcggcacctgcaactgttttggtagaatctgtgagtcacgaggactcatcaatctcacacccgcgagatcaagactatttaagcttataggaaaggatggtgtaatgaggtggagctgcagcaggcactaagcatatatggtggctaacatacgcaaaagagagcgagaagagaagcaacgcaacggtcgcgaagctagaagtgatcaagaagtgatcctgaaactacttatgttcatgcagaactcaaaccgtgttcacttcccgggctccgccgagaagagaccatcacggctacacacacggttgatgtattttaattaagtcaagtgacaagttctctacaaccggacattaacaaattcccatctgcctcataaccgcgggcacggctttcaaaagataataccctgcaggggtgtcccaacttagcccatcataaccttctcccggaaagacccgatcagtctcggaatcccggtttacaagacatttcgacaatggtaaaacaagactagcaaagccacccgaatgtgccgacaaatcccgataggagctgcacatatctcgttctcagggcacaccggatgggcaagacgtcgggttggcatagagcCTGGTTGcacagggggcgccggacatcgcccagtttgggccagcactcgaaggagcactggtccggaggtttaaataaagatgaccctcgggctcgcgaaaacccgggggaaaaaggcttaggtggaaaatggtaaaaccaaggttgggccttgctggaggagttttattcaaggcgaactgtcaagggggtcccataaatcacccaaccgcgtaaggaacgcaaactcaaggaacataataccggtatgacgaaaactagggcggcaagagcagaacaaaacaccaggcataaggccgagccttccaccctttacaaaatatatagatgcattaattaactaagagatattgtgatatgccaaaatatccatgttccaacatggaaccaacttcaacttcacctgcaactagcaacgctataagaagggctgagcaaaagcggtaacttagccaaacaacggtttgctaggaaatggtggttagaggcttgacatggcaatatgggaggcatgatatagcaagtggtaggtagcgcagcatggcagtagaatgaacaactagcaaagcaaagatagaagtgatttcgagggtatggtcatcttgcctgcaaggttctcagagttgtcgaaagcttgatcctcctAAGCGTACTCAAcgggttcctcgttcacgaactcgtctaccggctctacccacaataagaacacaagcaatggaaccacaatcaatcatgggaaatgcacaagcaatatgatgcaaaacatgcatgatatgcgacatgtggtatgcgatgcatatgcgtgctccggaagaaaaataatgaacaaggaagtaacttggcaaaccaagtatgccactggaaagatgagatgatttcggtcgaaatcgatataaagatcaccggaaacggatgcacggtttgcaaatggcaagcaaaacaagaatgacacgaatctgcgattaacagcatgatagcacttagaatacaacaagtaacaatgctacagcaccccaaactagcaacaaagcatatgggagtaatctacaggagatgcttcaaaaaagatgaacactgagctacggctagatcataacataacaggttcaaacaagcatggcaaaagtgcaaaagatatcaggttcacagactcggtgaaattactggacatggctgaaacagcatcaggtagcaatgttcagagcaagcaaaacccatgctacaggaacttaacatggcaaaacaaggcacgacatgaatctactaaatgcatagaacaaaagtcccttacagaccatgagccaaaaagggtcagaagatatgatggcaaccatgtaaacatagcacgtttcgttaacaggtttcagactttgcagaaaacagagcatggcagaaacagtaatatgaaggcatctttgtgagcttgatgcactcaccacaaagcaatgcatgacaaaaaaagcatacctacagcaagatggcatgtttatgaagctatccatggcaagagcaaatacatagcatgtatggatcaactacaacaaccttggcaaaattgaatatcatattgacaatctgccagaaatattttatagcaaaagtagagcaagattaagacatgctaggtcactccataattgcaaacaagggcatggatggaaagagcacaactatatatacaaaacatctttactgataatcaccaaaaggagcatggatctctctgtagacacatggatatatggcaacaaaataacagcagaaacaGACGGTGAaaatactaagtccctgaaaacagaaacatcacgaagcctagtttgcatgcttgtactagtcaccacatagatcacaaaaatatatggcatagacctctgtaaatatggcatggcatagatcaaaacacctgtagagctcatgcccataagatacACACAATAAATGCAAAAAAAATTAACAAAAAACGAAGTTCtaataagtaacagcagttaacagcatatagcactcttgcaccagagattttgggcatcaagatggactcaaatgaacatgacataatggaacaaaatgaagagtaTCTCGATACTAACATTTttatatattacacgcacgaaacgaagcagtatgcacggagttatgatgcgtcaaagtatgcaacagaacgtaAAATATTTAGGACTGAGAAAAAAATCGAGGAGGGAGAGAAGTCAACCGTCCAGATCAGATCGGGCCCGAGGACGCCGGGGTTCGTCACCGGAGATGGGGAAGGAGGAGGGCGGAGGGCTCGTCTGCggccggagagggaggaggaaggcggcggagccggcgaccggagcaggggcgcgggcacgggcggcggcggcgcggctggatGGCGACGGAGGAGCGGCGGGGAGCTCAGCGGGCGCGGGGacgcgcggcggcgccggcgggaacggcggcgaggacggcagggcggcggggcgccgcggggaggaggacgcggaggcgcgcgggcggagccgggcggcggctcgggctccGCGGGCCAgacgcgggctcgcgggccggcggcggcgcggcgtatggggccgccacgtggcgccctctggtaggctgcgggcggcggcggcaatgTATCCGGTGGCGGtggacgtgtccggtggcggTGGGGGCGAAGAGGACTAGGGTTTCGCCCGAATTTCGGAGGGGAAGGCGTTTTTATAGGTAgtgggagctaggagactccaaatggagtgcggttttcgcccacacgatcgtgatcaaaCGACCGAGAGCATAGCGGGGACTTAGGttggttttgggctgtttggaggggttttttgctgcaacacacaaaaggactttgcggttacccggttaaccattggagcgtcaaacgacctccaaatggcacgaaacttgacaggtggtctaccggtggtataccaaggccacttgacaagactcggtccattccgagaatgttcaacacccgctcacgaaaagaaacaagagggggtgcgccggtgcatgtgggagtgccggattgcaaaacggacaacggggaaaatgctcggatgcatgagacgaacacgtatgcaaatgcgatgcacatgatgacatgatctgagatgcatgacatgaacagaatgcaaaaacgaaagacaaaacccgaccacggagggaatatcataacacatagccgaaaatggcaagagttggagttgcaaatatgaaaagttacatccggggtgttacaccagCATGTACTTAACTTAGCATCAAGGCCATGAAAACAAGAATCAGAACCGTATTAGATTTTAATCCCACACATACAAAATAGATAACACACAGACTGCAGGTACTACGATTATCAGATTGAACTTGTAATGCATAACAACTTCTGGTATTCAAATACATCACATGAAATACTGAGACAACTAGAAATGCAAAAAAGCTTGTGATGTTGAGGTTGAGCAAGGGACTTTTATTGTGAGGCGCAGCATCTTCAGCAACCTATCCATGATTCCACCTGTAGCATATAAGTAACTGAAAGTTTCAGATTGAATACAGTTGATATTGGAAAAATGATAGTACGgtaatttgaagatgccaagaaAATCTGTCACAACAACTATGGAGGATACGAATTTGAATACAAAGTTCATAGAGGTCAATGTTGAATTAATAAGACATTTGCAATCATTAGGAAGCCCTAAATAATTGGATGCAAGATCACCGACAGGGCactactgaaatatttcagtgtctacATCTCTGTACTGAAAGTGCattactgaaatatttcagtggctacgtgtgtactgaaacagcaccactgaaatatttcagttgcTACATGCGTGTACTAAACCacaccactgaaatatttcatttcgtacgtgcgtgtactgaaagtgaaccactgaaatatttcagtgggtACGTGCGTGTACTGAAAGTGCACCACCGAAATATTTCAGAGGCTACGTGCTTGTACTGAAACTGCACcaccgaaatatttcagtggctacCCGTGTGTACTGAAACTGCTACACCGAAATATTTCAGGGGTTGCGTGCGTGTACTGAAactgcagtactgaaatatttcagtgtctacCCGTGTGTAGTGAAATTGCATTGCACTACTGAAATTTTTCAGTGTGTACCCGTGTGTACTGCAATTGTACTACACAAATATTTCAGTGTGAACCGgtcagtactgaaatatttcaaTGCCTACAActatctactaaacttgcagtattgaaatatttcagtgtcaaCCCAGAGTCTATCACTCTAAACTGTGTACTGAACTTGTCTGGAGGCACTTCTTGCAGCCAAAATATTGCAAGTTCAATTTACACAGATTGCATCACGTAATTTGAACATAACTCTTGAGGTGACATACAAAATTTCCTATCATGGATACCACTCCAGCACATCAAAACATAGCAATGCTATATGCCTAGACTCATTCCAGCCTCGTCGATCAAACTAAGCTGCCATCCAGAGGCTACGGATTCAAGTACACAGGTAGTAAGAACATATTGCAGAGAATCAAATTAAGCAAGTGGCAAGTAATGATGAATGAAATTCAGCAATCTTACCCTAAACATAGCTACGGCCGCCGTTCAGACGAGGAGAGCGGCGAGGGAAGCGTGGAGAATGGCGGGGAAGCGATGTCGCGACCGCTGTCCTCCTCCTCTTGCGCTTCGGAGTCATCTCCGACTCGGTTGGAGGCTCCACAATCTGCAACGGCACCTCGTGCACCGTGGATGCTCTACCCTGGATCTGAACCCCATCACCTCCGCCCGGTCCACAGGCTGGACGAATcggcctgctccatcgcccagaggaggatCTCGACCTTGTGCATCGGTTGTGCGGGTGGGGGGAGCTTTGCCCTCTCCCTGCTCGTCATTTGCTTCAAAGTGGCCATTGCCGTCCAGTTCATCTGCAATATGTTGTGAAACCAAGAACGGATCTCCATCAACCTGGCCATCTtgacctggtcgccgccggcgatctccatgaaGTCAGCgttctcgccgccggcgatctccaCGAAGTCGGCGTTCTCGCCGCCGTCGATGTGCTCGATCTGCTGCTCCATCGAGGATCTTGCGTGGATGGAAGAGGAGGGTGGATGTGGAAGATGAGAAGAGCAAAGTTGCGGCCGCGAGAAGGAGGAGAAGGCTAGGAGATGGCCGCGGTTGCAATGGTGATggaagaggggaaggagcacggcggcggctttgcattggacgagaggggtggcggttttgcattggaggagaggggcggcggttttgcattggacgagagggcccCACCTTGTCATATATTTCCTAGGACTAAAATGTCCCTAGACTAATAGTACTTTCGAGTACTTTCATCTGCGTACTTTCGAGTACTATGTATGTATGCGCCGTTAGATCGAGACAAACGAACGGCTCCAAAAAATGCCAACTACTGTAAAAATTGTAATCTTAATATTTTGTCACCTAAACCCAATTTCTCATGACGTTACACTCTGTCCTTAGATGGGAGTATATTTTTTAAAAATGTTGCGACGCAGTAAGTACCACACTAAAAGAAGTGTAATAGACATGTTTATAATAGAAATAAACAACATGAGAGAAATGATAGAATTTTTAATACACATTCAAATTAACAGTCTATGAGAGGATGGACGATAGGTAACCAATAGCCCGGATCCATTTAACCCATTTCCTTTCTGTACTTGATACATGGGGGCATGGATTTTTTCTCCTGATGAACAGTAAAATCTGGGGGGAATAATAAGAGACAAAAAATGTTTTTTGAGCAACAAACATGTTTGAACGTTCCACTACGTGAATTTTCATGAAGAAAACACATTCACAACACTGATAGAAAAAAACAGTACTCCAAAAGGCTATCATTAAAAGCAATTTTTGCCTGCTCACCATGAATTCCATTGTTTCACAAAAATTTACACGTAGATAGAACACTAAGCAATCTTTATTGCCAAAATAGTACCATGAATTCCCTTGTTTCACAAAAATGTACACGTAGATAGAACACTAAGCAATCTTTATTGCCAAAATAGTTTATTGCTTCTTGAACCTTTCTACCTTTTTTTTCTTGTACTGTTTATGGCGGGTGCATCTGAGCTGGGGAGTAAATTAGCACCGACACTGAGATAACCTATATTCTCACACTTACCCTCGACGAGTGAGAGCCTTTTAAAGTGCTCGACCAAAAAAGGAACTGCACGTTAAAAGGGCCATTTTCTCAACCTGTGAGCTCAGCTGGGAAAATATCAGGAAACCCAAAGCAAGAATCACTAGTAGTACAAGCAATTTGGGGGCATCTTTCTTGGAATTCACAACAAAATGTACGTACTGTACGGTCAAAGTAAGCCCATGAAGCTATCGGTGTTCATCTGGGAGGTTGCAGAAATAAAACAACCAACGgagaataaaataaaaaggaaataaAGAAAGATTCTTctaaaaaggaaataaaaaaaagataGAACATACAGTACATCCATTCGAGTACCATCTGGCATCCACAGTTTCAAGCAAAACCACTTAAATTATGGATGCCGGTAGTGGCTGGCCCAGGGTGGTTATCTGAATTCAGTGCTGACCTAGACAGATCTACAATTGGATATTCCCACAGCGCTATTGTGCACAAATGTGATCAGCGATGTGGTAGACCAGAGCGCCCGCAAGAGCTCAAGCATGCAACATCATGAAGCTTCCGTAGAAGTTGGTAAAAACAGAAGAACAAGAACCAAGAGAGCTTTGCAACCGATGGTGGAAATTTGTAAGCCTATAATTTCATACTGCTAAATTAACATGTTTCTTTCTTCTGCAATACAATGGGCGCAGGGGCAAAACAAAAAATAACAATCAAGAGTCTGCAAGCGACAGCTCCCTTGTTAGTTAGGTGGGGTGTTGCACCAGCTAGACCAGCATTACAGGTTGCGAGCTAACCAAAATAGAACACATCATAAACAAGAATAAGAGCATCATCCATAACATATATCATGCTGCCTGCCTTTCCCAATATCCCTTCCCTCCTCCTGCCTGCCTGGATGCAAAATCTTCTTATTACGGTTTTGCATCAGCCATCATGGTTGAATCTATGGACACCGGAAGATCATATCGGATCAGATGTGTAGTTTTGTACTCGGGGACTCCCCACTAAAGCTGATGTTCCTGGGCCGGCCTAGGCGCAGCGACTCTTCATGGTTGCTTGAGAAGGCGATCTCCGTGCACGACGAGGACTTGCTGTTGTTGTCGTTGGCGCTTCCGACCGTGTCGCTGCTCTCCATCGGGCTCTTGGCTGATGGATATGGCGCCGTAGTCGTCACTCTGCAAAATAAGCACGAAGACATGATGAATATCAGCCTATGATCACAAATACAGGCTATGGTATGTAGCTAGGTTCACTGGTAAATGTTCTGCAACACTCGGATAGTAAAGACTAAATTCTAAGGTTGTAGTACCTTTCTTTCCTTTTCTCCAAGAATCGGGCAAGGGATGCCTTACGTGCTTGAGGAACAGCTGAAATGAAAAATAACGACATCAATACATCATCCAGCGTATCAATTCAACAGATATACTCCACTAAACAACATCAAACAGCACAAGATGCACGCGTAAGCATCCATACCTCTTGGCATAATACTTGCAGCAGTGGTGGACGATAGTGTCACAGGATGAGTCGACGACGAGGTCTGACTTGTGGGAGGCACAACCAACTGGCCTGAAGATTTTGGCACTGCGGAATCGGTGTTGGAGCTAGATGTGCTCTTGGGGAGACATGCAGCTTGAGACATGATGGACATCGGTTTGGAAATGGCCGGCAAAGGAGGTGAAACACGCTGTGGTATGTGAGCTAGCATCTGCTTTGCAGGTGAAGCCTCAGGTGCCGCGAGTTTAGCGGGAGTGAAAAAGGTTGCATCTGGGCTGCGAGTAACAGTAGTGGGTGCAGTTGGAAGAGATCCTCTGCTAGCCAAGAACATAAGCTCCTGAGCCTGTAATGACAAGGAACAATTCTTCAGCTTAGCCAGCAAACCCAAAATGTCATGAAAATGTATTACCAATAGGAAGAAATTGTACCTTTTCTGCCGAGACGTTGTTGAATACATTGACAGAACCAGCGTAGAAGATAGTTAACTGCGCTGTCTTGGGCTTTGGCATGTCCCTTAACATACAAGACAAGTTAAAGTTCAGTTTAAAGTTGGATTTTACGGATAGTATTTTCAGCAAATCAAACAGGGCAAATTATCTACCTTGATTTATAGACACCAACAGTAGAAGCAGCCACCGCGTTGTTCATCGCAAAAGGTGGTTGTTTAAACGGGCTACCAGCAGCAACGCCATTCGGGAGGTTAGGCGAACTCTGAACCCTGAACATGGGATTGTTGGGATTGAACGGCGACGACATTGGAATCACTCTAGCACCATTAGGAGCATGCTGCTGCTGCGGAGGCTGCCCGCCGTAAGCCGCACGCGCGGCGGCGGCGTACTGCACGCTGCCATGGCTCTCAGCACCAAACGATCTCTGCACAGCATAGACAGAGCAATCAATCAACAAAACTGGCAGGCAAAACATGAACCGTGCATAAATcgagagcagcagcagctccagtTACCTGTGACGTCAGGACGCGGGAGGCCTGCTGCTTGGGGTACGCGAGCTCGCCCTGCTGCTCCTCCCTCGGCGCCGACCTGAAGGACATGACCGCCGGCGCGGCCCCGGCCCTGCCAGCGAAGGACCAATCCATGGGCGGCACTCCTCCTCCCCCAAAGTAAGCTGCAGATTGCAGACACAGACACAGAGACAATTCTCAGTTAGACTCGGACGACGGCGTACATATAGGGGGACGGACGCGCATGAGGCGAGACAGGCACGGATCCGTTAAACATCCCCATCCCAGCAGCGAGACGGAGGCTAATCGGAATCAGCAAAGCCACATGCGCGGCTACCGGAAAGATTTGGCGTGTCTCTCCGTCCCTGGAACCAGAACCGTCGCTTCCCCGAGGCGCTAACCCTCGCCATCCGCGGCAAGGGAGCCGCCGAAAGGAATTCGGCAGCCCATACCTAACGCGCTCTCTTTTGCCGAAAACAATAGGAGAAGATGGGGAGGGGAGGAAACTGAAAGAAAGGCGAGAAATAATTGAGCCCGCCCGGCACCGCCAGCAGGTGAATCAGGCGGGCAGACACGGCGTCGTGGCGGTGGCGCGACGATGTGAGAGCGGTTACGGGCATGGCCGCCTCCGCTGTCAATCCCGAGATTCGTTACGCCGAACTCGCCCAAATCGAGaaaggggaggggaggggcatACCTGACTCCTTTCTGGTGGCGTCGTCCTCGGCGGCGGCGCGctggcgctgctgctgctgctgctgctgctgctgcagctGCTCGTGGCCTATGGCGCCCAGGAAGTCCCTCTCCATCCAGCCGGCTCGGGAAAGGAGGCCGCGGATTTGCCTCCGATAGACGGGGAATAAATGGATTTCGTTTCTCACTCCCCTGAACCTTCCTTCCTCCTCTGACTCTCTCACTCCTCTGTGAACGAGCgaatgatgacgacgacgatgctctccctctccctctctcccagcCTTGACCGTCtgcctttcccctctctctctcgaATGTATACTGCTCCAGTACTCCTGGCCAAGCCTAGCCTCTGGGCGGTGTGCGTGCGTGCGCTTGTGGTGCCGCTAATCGCTTGTTTATTTTCGGCCGTGGAGGTTAG
This genomic window contains:
- the LOC109772045 gene encoding protein TIFY 6b yields the protein MERDFLGAIGHEQLQQQQQQQQQRQRAAAEDDATRKESAYFGGGGVPPMDWSFAGRAGAAPAVMSFRSAPREEQQGELAYPKQQASRVLTSQRSFGAESHGSVQYAAAARAAYGGQPPQQQHAPNGARVIPMSSPFNPNNPMFRVQSSPNLPNGVAAGSPFKQPPFAMNNAVAASTVGVYKSRDMPKPKTAQLTIFYAGSVNVFNNVSAEKAQELMFLASRGSLPTAPTTVTRSPDATFFTPAKLAAPEASPAKQMLAHIPQRVSPPLPAISKPMSIMSQAACLPKSTSSSNTDSAVPKSSGQLVVPPTSQTSSSTHPVTLSSTTAASIMPRAVPQARKASLARFLEKRKERVTTTAPYPSAKSPMESSDTVGSANDNNSKSSSCTEIAFSSNHEESLRLGRPRNISFSGESPSTKLHI